A genomic region of Micropterus dolomieu isolate WLL.071019.BEF.003 ecotype Adirondacks linkage group LG11, ASM2129224v1, whole genome shotgun sequence contains the following coding sequences:
- the baz1a gene encoding bromodomain adjacent to zinc finger domain protein 1A, translating into MPLLHRKAFIRQRPPADLRPDEEVFLCKITHEVFRSYDEFFERTILCNSLVWSCALTGRAGLTYLEAVESERRAKQSLQSFAPSLLVPLLHLAAQSRRCRLTELCEDVYAFVKDRFFPGETVDVTGRNGARHVCEILQVHSPHSSANGAPAANGHAKAADGDTIVISDSDDESKAFQSPTAQVNGKKKKKKPLSPSVFKYTVRMMKDEHSEAFTVRANQISRRKASVSRERLKLLFKQHCEPHNGTIALKPSTVMKYRLSEQTFSQFFPDEPPLFPFSPSSKGAGRGSPGQAGSSLLKAAEKLKLLQQREEMAAAAQDKARLKKEKEEVQEAKRREREDRERLKEEQRRRFEEEKQRRKEEKEQRKLEKEREREKLKEEKKKYAERLKLWNKPREDMECEDLKDLPSAVPVRTRLPPELFGEALMVLEFLRAFGEVFDLKDEFPDGVSLEVLEEALVGSDPEGPLCELLFFFLSAIFQALDEEQEEVAKDQAEDLSEALDDDSDATQSALNAVASLAAAWPQLHQGCSLKQLDLDSCTLSEILRLHILASGADCYHGNAKFRYQKQGGFLMMDDPCVELRLAEPALLKKLTSTAVYDLTPGEKLRILQALVGKLLTLASSRDLIEDCVEEQRAARQELREIRSEQHRREREEAAHRVRLRKEEKLREQEQRLKEKEERLKEQEVKGGLQTNSETAARNTEEDEEQKSSSSSRKKKAEPTSDPKAPSCPPTSLTAEQLENEQEKVRELQERIQKAAACTCLLPLGRDRLYRRYWLLPSASTLFVEDDFFGMTEDMLHPRPKPAQDATTKMEDDEVVKEEPAEGSAASSPAPIYTCGPPVKRPNQWSFYTSVEEVDQLIEALNPRGHRESSLKEALLQERERLQHLLQNCDRNKYSRSDDPESSRSVPECTAAAETLMEVRLRDLLLDIEDRIHQGTLGTLKVMDRQVWRSALEAGSYELLCSDGKESGGMNGRVESMEVDSPAPLRARDRLQELKGDGVASGSGTPQVVSSSVRILAQALVHIEQGIERRFLKAPLGEEDSKKDQKTKKTKKKDEDQASDDGSDSGRVSKTVLERWRESLQSCSSLSQVFVHLSSLERSVLWSRSVLNARCRICRRKGDADNMLLCDGCDRGHHTHCLRPRLKSVPEGDWFCPDCRPKQRSSRLPSRQRSSIDEEEEEEEEEQEDEDEQEEEEEEEEEEEEESEEEEESEEEEEEEEEEVAVNTKKIPPPKGKSQQATPKGQQATPKNSAGSAGKTSTVSKSSGKKATPPPVKANMVSGGKAPARSGSRVSARLSHEIMPQNGNTKTSPGQSEPHKRPPTDGPSPPKPSRPVLPPSSSSSSSSSSRRSSGRNHGVHELSACEQLTVELVRHEDSWPFMKLVSRTQVPDYYDIIKKPIALSTIREKVNNCEYQTAGEFVSDVDLMFSNCLQYNPRHTNEAKAGLRLQQFFHSELSRLGLSERSSAPPAKRSRH; encoded by the exons ATGCCGCTGCTCCACAGGAAAGCCTTCATCCGGCAGAGACCACCTGCGGACCTGCGGCCGGACGAGGAGGTCTTCCTCTGCAAGATCACACACGAAGTCTTCAGGTCCTACGA TGAGTTCTTCGAGCGCACCATCCTGTGTAACAGTCTGGTGTGGAGCTGCGCTCTGACGGGCCGAGCGGGCCTCACCTACCTGGAGGCGGTGGAGAGCGAGCGGCGGGCGAAGCAGAGTCTGCAGAGCTTCGCTCCGTCTCTGCTGGTTCCTCTGCTCCACCTGGCCGCTCAGAGCCGCCGCTGCCGGCTGACGGAGCTCTGCGAGGACGTCTACGCCTTCGTCAAAGACCGCTTCTTCCCCGGAGAGACCGTCGACGTCACGGGACGCAACGGAGCCAG acaTGTGTGTGAGATCCTGCAGGTTCACTCTCCTCACTCCAGCGCTAACGGAGCGCCGGCCGCTAACGGCCACGCCAAAGCAGCGGACGGTGACACCATCGTCATCAGTGACAGCGACGACGAGAGCAAAGCCTTCCAGAGTCCCACGGCGCAGGTCAACGG gaagaagaagaagaagaagcctcTGAGTCCGTCAGTGTTTAAATACACAGTGAGGATGATGAAGGACGAACACAGCGAGGCGTTCACTGTCAGAGCCAATCAGATCAG TCGCAGGAAGGCCAGCGTGTCCAGAGAGAGACTGAAGCTGCTCTTCAAGCAGCACTGTGAGCCTCACAACGGGACCATCGCACTCAAG CCCTCCACAGtgatgaagtaccggctgtctGAACAAACCTTCTCGCAGTTCTTCCCTGACGAGCCGCCACTGTTCCCCTTCAGCCCCTCCTCTAAAGGCGCGGGGCGGGGCTCCCCTGGCCAG GCGGGCTCGTCGCTGCTGAAGGCGGCGGAGaagctgaagctgctgcagcagagggaggagatgGCAGCTGCAGCTCAGGACAAAGCCCGgctgaagaaggagaaggaggaggtgcaggaggccaagaggagggagagggaggaccGAGAGAGGCTgaaggaggagcagaggaggaggtttgaggaggagaagcagaggaggaaggaggagaaggagcagaggaagctggagaaggagagg GAGCGAGAGAAgctgaaggaggagaagaagaaatacGCTGAGCGACTGAAACTGTGGAACAAACCCAGAGAGGACATGGAGTGTGAAGACCTGAAG GACCTGCCCAGTGCGGTTCCAGTGAGGACTCGACTTCCACCCGAGCTCTTTGGAGAAGCTCTGATGGTTCTGGAGTTCCTGCGGGCCTTCGGCGAGGTCTTTGACCTGAAGGACGAGTTCCCCGACGGAGTCTCTCTGG agGTTCTAGAGGAGGCTCTGGTGGGTTCTGACCCTGAAGGTCCCCTGTGTGAGCTGCTGTTCTTCTTCCTGTCGGCCATCTTTCAGGCTCTGgatgaggagcaggaggaggtggCTAAAGACCAGGCTGAAG ACCTGTCGGAGGCTCTGGACGACGACTCTGACGCCACCCAGTCGGCGCTGAACGCCGTCGCGTCATTGGCTGCGGCCTGGCCTCAGCTGCATCAGGGCTGCAGTCTGAAACAGCTGGACCTGGACAGCTGCACGCTGTCAGAGATCCTGCGGCTGCACATCCTAGCGTCCGGCGCCGactgttaccatggcaacgCCAAGTTCCGTTACCAGAAGCAGGGCGGGTTCTTGATGATGGACGACCCCTGTGTCGAGCTGCGATTGGCCGAGCCGGCGCTGCTGAAGAAGCTGACGAGCACGGCGGTGTACGACCTGACGCCAG gggaGAAGCTGAGGATCCTGCAGGCTCTGGTGGGGAAGCTGCTGACGTTAGCGTCCAGCAGAGACCTGATCGAAGACTGTGTGGAGGAGCAAAGAGCCGCTAGGCAGGAACTGAGAGAGATCAGATCGGAACAACACCGCCGCGAGAGGGAGGAGGCCGCACACAG ggtTCGTCTTCGTAAAGAGGAGAAGCTGAGGGAGCAGGAGCAGAGgctgaaggagaaggaggagagactGAAGGAGCAGGAGGTGAAGGGAGGACTCCAGACTAACAG CGAGACTGCAGCACGAAACACTGAGGAAGACGAGGAGCAGAAGTCTTCCTCCAGCAGCAGGAAGAAGAAAG ctGAACCGACCTCCGACCCCAAAGCCCCGTCCTGCCCCCCCACCAGCctgactgcagagcagctggagAACGAGCAGGAGAAG GTTCGAGAGCTACAGGAGCGGATCCAGAAGGCGGCGGCCTGCACCTGCCTGCTGCCTCTGGGCAGAGACCGTCTGTACCGCCGTTACTGGCTCCTCCCCTCAGCCTCCACGCTGTTTGTAGAGGACGACTTCTTCGGCATGACGGAGGATATGCTGCATCCACGGCCAAAACCCGCACAGGACGCCACAACCAAGATGGAGGACGACGAGGTCGTCAAGGAGGAGCCCGCCGAGGGAAG TGCTGCCTCAAGCCCCGCCCCCATCTACACCTGCGGGCCGCCAGTCAAACGGCCCAACCAGTGGTCCTTCTACACCTCAGTGGAGGAAGTGGATCAGCTGATCGAGGCTCTGAACCCACGTGGTCACAGAGAGAGCAGCCTGAAGGAGGCGCTGCtgcaggagagggagagactgCAACACCTGCTGCAGAACTGTGACCGCAACAAATACAGCCGCTCAG ATGATCCGGAGTCATCACGATCTGTCCCAGAAtgcactgctgcagctgagacTCTGATGGAGGTGAGACTGAGAGACCTGCTGCTGGACATCGAGGACAGAATCCACCAGGGAACTCTGGGAACTCTGAAG gtgatggacagacaggtgtggCGCTCTGCGCTGGAAGCAGGAAGCTACGAGCTGCTGTGTTCAGACGGCAAAGAGAGCGGAGGGATGAACGGACGAGTGGAATCCATGGAGGTGGACTCACCTGCCCCCCTCAGAGCCAGGGACAG gctGCAGGAGCTGAAGGGCGACGGCGTGGCCTCGGGCAGCGGGACTCCTCAGGTGGTCAGCAGCTCAGTACGGATCCTGGCTCAGGCCCTCGTTCACATCGAGCAAGGCATCGAGAGGCGCTTCCTCAAAGCTCCGCTGG GTGAGGAAGACTCCAAGAAAGACCAGAAGACCAAGAAGACCAAGAAGAAAGACGAGGACCAGGCCAGTGATG atgGCAGTGACAGCGGCCGGGTCAGTAAGACGGTGTTGGAGCGATGGAGGGAGTCTCTGCAGTCCTGCTCAAGTCTGTCTCAG GTGTTTGTCCACCTGTCCAGTCTGGAGCGAAGCGTTCTTTGGTCCCGCTCAGTCCTCAACGCTCGCTGTCGCATCTGCAGACGCAAAGGAGACGCCGACAACATGCTGCTGTGTGACGGGTGTGACCGAGGACACCACACCCACTGTCTGAGGCCCCGCCTCAAG TCGGTTCCAGAGGGCGACTGGTTCTGTCCAGACTGTCGACCCAAACAGAGATCCAGCCGCCTGCCGTCCCGTCAGCGCTCTTCTattgatgaggaggaggaggaggaggaggaagaacaggAGGACGAGGAtgaacaggaagaggaagaggaggaggaggaggaagaggaggaggagtcagaggaagaagaggagtcggaggaggaggaggaggaggaggaggaggaagtagCAGTGAA CACCAAGAAGATCCCGCCCCCTAAAGGAAAGAGCCAGCAGGCCACGCCCAAAGGTCAGCAGGCCACGCCCAAGAACAGCGCCGGCTCTGCAGGGAAAACGTCCACAGTCTCCAA GTCCTCAGGGAAAAAGGCCACGCCCCCCCCAGTGAAGGCCAACATGGTGTCTGGAGGTAAAGCTCCGGCCCGCTCAGGGAGTCGAGTCAGCGCCCGTCTGAGCCACGAAATCATGCCACAAAACGGCAACACAAAGACCTCACCTGGTCAGAGTGAACCCCACAAGAGACCGCCAACAG ATGGGCCGTCCCCACCTAAACCCTCCAGACCCGTCCTCCCTCCTTCATCATCGTCCTCCTCGTCTTCATCCAGCCGGCGCTCCTCCGGCAGGAACCACGGCGTCCATGAGCTGTCGGCCTGCGAGCAGCTGACTGTGGAGCTCGTCAGACATGAAGACAGCTGGCCCTTCATGAAGCTGGTGTCCAGGACTCag GTCCCTGACTACTATGACATCATCAAGAAGCCGATCGCCCTCAGCACGATCAGAGAGAAAGTCAACAACTGTGAATACCAGACGGCAG gtgaGTTCGTCTCAGACGTGGACCTGATGTTCTCTAACTGTCTTCAGTACAATCCTCGTCACACTAACGAGGCGAAGGCCGGACTCCGCCTGCAGCAGTTCTTCCACTCGGAGCTCAGCAGACTCGGCCTATCAGAGCGCAGCTCCGCACCGCCCGCTAAACGCTCCCGACACTGA
- the zgc:109986 gene encoding uncharacterized protein zgc:109986 isoform X1 — translation MKVVLLLANLILITLGLRTFHLLVLPADEFDELLSDNKTVILQNISDELRGRLPADAMFPSETTAYSTMQQRSRPTVHVDSFLYDEDQVDSLCEEGTMSRSYCLTCGSYRTAPLDFISHSFSIPELRFLFENVLPDLSGQMLVDVGSRLGAVLYGAYVFSSASQLIGLELSDEFVKLQNDILQKYKLTDRIKVLHTDVCLQNVLLQNTDVLIMNNVFEFFMEPSEQVRAWRFIMENFRKKGSLLVTVPSLMESLSPLQQEALQPGWVEELPVDYDVYLGRDTDPDALRQIHLYRVV, via the exons ATGAAAGTTGTATTGCTTTTAGCTAATTTAATATTGATCACTCTGGGCCTCCGTACATTTCACCTGTTGGTTCTTCCTGCAGACGAGTTCGACGAACTGCTGTCGGACAACAAGACGGTGATTCTGCAGAACATCTCCGACGAGCTGAGAGGGCGCCTTCCGGCCGACGCCATGTTCCCCTCTGAGACTACCGCGTACAGCACG ATGCAGCAGCGCTCTCGGCCGACGGTTCACGTCGACAGTTTCCTGTATGATGAAGATCAGGTGGACTCTCTGTGTGAGGAGGGAACCATGAGTCGCTCCTACTGTCTCACCTGCGGATCCTACAGAACCGCGCCACTTG ACTTCATCTCGCACTCGTTCTCGATACCTGAGCTTCGGTTTCTGTTCGAGAACGTTCTTCCAGACCTGAGTGGTCAGATGCTGGTGGACGTGGGCTCCAGACTGGGAGCGGTCCTGTACGGG GCGTACGTGTTCAGCTCGGCCTCTCAGCTGATCGGTTTGGAGCTCAGCGACGAGTTCGTCAAACTGCAGAACGACATCCTGCAGAAGTACAAGCTGACGGACCGAATCAAG GTACTCCACACTGACGTCTGCCTGCAGAACGTTCTGCTGCAGAACACGGACGTTCTCATCATGAACAACGTCTTCGAGTTCTTCATGGAACCCAGTGAACAAGTCAG agcgTGGAGGTTCATCATGGAGAACTTCAGGAAGAAAGGATCTCTGCTGGTCACCGTTCCCAGTCTAATGGAGAGTCTGAGCCCTCTgcag CAGGAGGCGCTGCAGCCCGGCTGGGTGGAGGAACTTCCTGTGGACTACGATGTTTACCTGGGCAGAGACACGGACCCTGACGCTCTCCGGCAGATCCACCTGTACAGGGTGGTCTGA
- the zgc:109986 gene encoding uncharacterized protein zgc:109986 isoform X2: MKVVLLLANLILITLGLRTFHLLVLPADEFDELLSDNKTVILQNISDELRGRLPADAMFPSETTAYSTMQQRSRPTVHVDSFLYDEDQVDSLCEEGTMSRSYCLTCGSYRTAPLDFISHSFSIPELRFLFENVLPDLSGQMLVDVGSRLGAVLYGAYVFSSASQLIGLELSDEFVKLQNDILQKYKLTDRIKVLHTDVCLQNVLLQNTDVLIMNNVFEFFMEPSEQVRAWRFIMENFRKKGSLLVTVPSLMESLSPLQEALQPGWVEELPVDYDVYLGRDTDPDALRQIHLYRVV, translated from the exons ATGAAAGTTGTATTGCTTTTAGCTAATTTAATATTGATCACTCTGGGCCTCCGTACATTTCACCTGTTGGTTCTTCCTGCAGACGAGTTCGACGAACTGCTGTCGGACAACAAGACGGTGATTCTGCAGAACATCTCCGACGAGCTGAGAGGGCGCCTTCCGGCCGACGCCATGTTCCCCTCTGAGACTACCGCGTACAGCACG ATGCAGCAGCGCTCTCGGCCGACGGTTCACGTCGACAGTTTCCTGTATGATGAAGATCAGGTGGACTCTCTGTGTGAGGAGGGAACCATGAGTCGCTCCTACTGTCTCACCTGCGGATCCTACAGAACCGCGCCACTTG ACTTCATCTCGCACTCGTTCTCGATACCTGAGCTTCGGTTTCTGTTCGAGAACGTTCTTCCAGACCTGAGTGGTCAGATGCTGGTGGACGTGGGCTCCAGACTGGGAGCGGTCCTGTACGGG GCGTACGTGTTCAGCTCGGCCTCTCAGCTGATCGGTTTGGAGCTCAGCGACGAGTTCGTCAAACTGCAGAACGACATCCTGCAGAAGTACAAGCTGACGGACCGAATCAAG GTACTCCACACTGACGTCTGCCTGCAGAACGTTCTGCTGCAGAACACGGACGTTCTCATCATGAACAACGTCTTCGAGTTCTTCATGGAACCCAGTGAACAAGTCAG agcgTGGAGGTTCATCATGGAGAACTTCAGGAAGAAAGGATCTCTGCTGGTCACCGTTCCCAGTCTAATGGAGAGTCTGAGCCCTCTgcag GAGGCGCTGCAGCCCGGCTGGGTGGAGGAACTTCCTGTGGACTACGATGTTTACCTGGGCAGAGACACGGACCCTGACGCTCTCCGGCAGATCCACCTGTACAGGGTGGTCTGA